One Triticum dicoccoides isolate Atlit2015 ecotype Zavitan chromosome 4B, WEW_v2.0, whole genome shotgun sequence genomic window carries:
- the LOC119294334 gene encoding cytochrome P450 71D11-like — protein sequence MAAPALYYLLLVPLLAIVPFLCLIHCYSWRRTVAPSRLPPSPWALPVIGHLHHLIGALPHRGMRDLAQRHGPLLLLRLGGLPVVIASSAMAAREVMKTCDMDLATRPVSRMIRIAIPEGAEGVVFAPYGDTWRLMRKICNVELLSAPRVQSFWPLRDDEVGRLLWAVALAASAQQKQTVNLSKLVAAYAADFSARAIIGSRFKERDSFLAMLARGIKLFAKIGLPDLYPCSWLAMVVSRIPGQMKKHKEDADAFLNSIIDEHQQNYRVCGGDKEEDMLDVLLRLQREGGLLRHPLSTDRIKTIMGDMFAGGSDTAATTLQWIMAELMRNPRLMHKAQEEIRRELAGQHKVTEKGLRNLNYMHLVIKEALRLHPPLPLLLPRECQKNCKLLGYDIPKGTMVLVNAWAINRDPRHWDAPEDFIPERFERSNIDFKGTNFEYTPFGAGRRMCPGMAFGLVNIEFALAGLLYHFDWELPHDTQAGKLDMAEEMGVTVRRRQDLLLVPTIRVPLPIDYQ from the exons ATGGCGGCGCCGGCGTTATACTACCTGCTGCTGGTTCCCTTACTGGCAATCGTTCCCTTTTTATGCCTGATCCATTGCTATAGTTGGCGGCGGACTGTTGCACCAAGCCGTCTGCCTCCATCTCCATGGGCGCTACCGGTGATCGGCCACCTCCACCACCTCATTGGTGCTCTCCCGCACCGCGGCATGCGGGACCTCGCCCAGCGCCATGGCCCGCTCCTGCTGCTCCGCCTCGGTGGGCTCCCTGTAGTCATCGCCTCCTCGGCAATGGCGGCGCGCGAGGTGATGAAGACGTGCGACATGGACCTGGCCACCCGCCCGGTGAGCCGCATGATCCGCATTGCCATCCCCGAGGGTGCCGAGGGGGTCGTCTTCGCGCCTTACGGTGACACATGGAGGCTGATGCGCAAGATCTGCAACGTCGAGCTGCTGAGCGCTCCCCGTGTCCAGTCGTTCTGGCCCCTGCGCGACGACGAGGTTGGCCGGCTGCTCTGGGCGGTGGCACTGGCAGCTTCGGCGCAGCAGAAGCAGACGGTGAACCTAAGTAAGCTTGTCGCGGCGTACGCCGCCGACTTCTCCGCGCGCGCAATCATCGGCAGCCGTTTTAAGGAACGGGACTCGTTCCTGGCGATGCTGGCGCGCGGGATCAAGCTATTTGCCAAGATAGGTTTGCCGGACCTCTATCCTTGTTCTTGGCTGGCCATGGTCGTCAGCCGGATACCAGGCCAGATGAAGAAGCACAAAGAGGATGCAGATGCCTTCCTAAACTCCATTATCGACGAGCACCAGCAGAACTACAGAGTTTGTGGTGGTGATAAGGAGGAGGACATGCTGGACGTGCTCTTGAGGTTGCAGAGAGAGGGTGGCCTGCTGCGGCACCCTCTTTCTACTGACCGTATCAAGACAATCATGGGC GATATGTTTGCCGGGGGGAGCGATACCGCTGCAACAACACTGCAATGGATCATGGCCGAGCTCATGAGGAACCCCAGACTGATGCATAAGGCCCAAGAAGAGATCAGACGAGAATTGGCTGGACAGCACAAGGTGACAGAGAAGGGCCTAAGAAATCTCAACTACATGCACCTGGTCATCAAGGAGGCGCTTCGACTGCACCCTCCGCTGCCCCTACTGCTGCCGCGAGAGTGCCAGAAAAACTGCAAGCTCCTAGGCTACGACATACCCAAGGGCACAATGGTGCTCGTGAATGCATGGGCCATAAACAGGGACCCCCGCCACTGGGACGCACCCGAGGATTTCATTCCGGAGAGGTTTGAACGTAGCAACATTGACTTCAAAGGGACCAACTTTGAGTACACGCCATTTGGGGCAGGGCGGCGGATGTGCCCGGGTATGGCCTTTGGTCTGGTGAACATAGAGTTCGCGCTCGCTGGGCTGCTCTACCACTTCGACTGGGAGCTGCCACACGACACACAGGCCGGGAAGCTGGACATGGCAGAAGAAATGGGCGTCACTGTGCGCCGTCGTCAAGACCTTTTGCTTGTTCCGACCATCCGAGTGCCTTTGCCAATAGACTACCAGTAA
- the LOC119294335 gene encoding probable 2-oxoglutarate-dependent dioxygenase AOP1, with the protein MEITKVDLRGLNPSGPGWREARDAVTTSMVAHGFVMVAHDAVGPELREALFGRALPELYALPVEAKRQNVASTRVPFQGYISNMPDGTLESLRVWDPTDASRVRDYGNLLWPQQGGNPAFCDTIVSVAKKLVKLEQTVMMMVLEGLGAGEERIHAHQDQEALTYGLRLWRYGMRPLDAATGVSLLPHRDTCITSTVLQHEVEGLEVQTRDGNWIAVPPQPDTATIIAGDFFTVLTNGRMPSCLHRVRTPSNRERFSVALHCRRKDDALVAPMAELVDRYHPLMYNPCIAGEYTIFRYSEEGRDHGDPLKAFCGV; encoded by the exons ATGGAGATTACTAAGGTGGACCTCCGTGGCCTAAATCCCAGCGGGCCTGGGTGGAGGGAAGCCCGGGACGCCGTAACCACATCCATGGTGGCACACGGCTTCGTGATGGTCGCACACGACGCGGTCGGCCCGGAGCTCCGGGAAGCGCTTTTCGGGCGCGCCTTGCCGGAGTTGTACGCGCTTCCGGTGGAGGCCAAGCGGCAGAACGTGGCGTCCACTCGGGTCCCGTTCCAAGGCTACATCTCAAACATGCCCGACGGGACCCTCGAGAGCTTGCGCGTCTGGGATCCCACCGACGCCAGCCGCGTCCGTGACTACGGCAACCTCCTCTGGCCGCAGCAGGGGGGCAACCCTGCCTTCTG CGACACCATTGTGTCGGTTGCCAAGAAGCTGGTGAAGCTGGAGCAGACCGTGATGATGATGGTCCTTGAGGGCCTCGGCGCCGGGGAGGAGCGCATCCACGCACACCAGGACCAGGAGGCGCTCACCTACGGCCTTCGGCTCTGGCGCTACGGCATGCGGCCTCTGGACGCAGCCACCGGCGTCTCATTGCTACCGCACCGTGACACCTGCATCACCAGCACCGTCCTGCAGCATGAGGTGGAAGGCCTGGAGGTGCAGACCAGGGACGGCAACTGGATCGCCGTGCCGCCTCAGCCCGACACAGCCACCATCATCGCCGGTGATTTCTTCACT GTCCTAACAAATGGAAGGATGCCGTCATGCCTCCACCGTGTTAGGACGCCGAGCAACCGCGAGCGCTTCTCGGTGGCTCTCCACTGCCGCCGAAAGGACGACGCCTTGGTGGCTCCAATGGCTGAGCTGGTCGACAGATACCACCCTCTGATGTATAACCCTTGCATTGCCGGCGAGTACACCATATTTCGCTACT